The uncultured Treponema sp. genomic interval GTCGCATTTAAGCGTGATGTTCTGCTCGCCGTGCATAAATCTTCCTGCCGCCGCAACTGAAATCATGTCGTTGATTTTATACGAAGCTCCAAGAATTTCTCCAAGCTGAACTGAATAAACTTCAAGAGAATGCGCCGCCATTTTTGCAGAAGCAGAAGCTATGTAAGAAGCTGCCGTTTGAGGAGTACAAGCTCCAGAAGCAATGAGCAATGGAAGATTAGATTTCAATTTATTTGCAAATCCACTCTGAAGAGCCAATGAAGTAAGTCCAGTTCCGTCGCTGTAGTCAAGAGTTCCGCCGCCGCCAAAAACGCCAAAGCCAAAAAATGCAGCCCAGTTGTCTTTCTTGTAAACGATTTCAGCATTCGGATAGAAATAAACATTCTGGTCGTCTTCAAATTTCTGTCCGTCAAGCTTGTCGGCATAATTCTTCAAAACAAACTGATTTCCAAGCTCAAAGTAAAGTCCGTCGTTCATAAATGCTGTTCCGCCGATATTGTACAAAACAGCTTCCGGACGCAAAGTTTCCGTATTGCGGCTAGGATTTCTCATGTAGCCCTGATTCAAATTTGTCTTGTTATCTACACCGCCTGCAAAAGCAAATCCGAGACCAGCAGTAAAAGCCAGCAAAGCAATTTTCTTCATAATAATTACTCCAATAAACGTAAAGTTTAACTGGAGAAAAGACTAGCACGGAAAAAAGATTTTATCAAGACATTTTTGCAAAAAACGTCATAATGACACAAAATAATTTTATGTCATCGAAAACTATTTTTTGTCTTGCTTCAAATTCGGAATCACTTCCGCTAAAACTATTGCACAGAAAATCAAGGCGCAGCCGACGAACATTTTTAACGTAAGGCGTTCACCAAGGAAAATGCAGCTGCAAAGAACTCCAAAAACACTTTCCAACGAAAGGAAGAGAGAAGCCAGCGCGGAAGGCACATATCTGAGTCCGACATTTTGAAGCACGAAGCAAACCATTGAACTGAAAATTCCAAGGTAAAGCATTGAAACAACAACGGTTGAATTTTTTATCAGTGAAATATCAAAGTTTCCGTCTAAAAAAGGCGCAGTTAAAAATCCAAGAACTCCGCTCGCCGCAAACTGAAAAAATGTAAGCAGAATCACATCTTCTTTCTTTACAAAAAACGAGCCTGCTATTATGTGAAGCGCAAAGAAAATTCCGCAGATTAAAGTAAGAACATCTCCGCGGTTCATAATGTACCAGGCTCCGTCTCCGTCAAGGGCAAGCAAACCGATTCCTGTAAGAGCCACAGCCGCCGCAACCCAGACATACCAGCCCGGCTTTTTCTTGAACACAGGCCAGCCAATAAGCGGAACAAGAATCACATAGAAAGTTGTAAGGAATGCGTTTTTTCCGGCAGTTGTAAAATTACAGCCAATCGTCTGAGTAAGATAGCCCAAAAACAGAAGAAGTCCCAAAAAGCATCCGTGAAAAAAAATGTCTTTATTTAAATGCTGAAATCGTTTTATAAAAATCAAGCCAAAGCAGACAGCGGCAATTGTAAAGCGGATTGCAACCATCCAAGTGGGTCCGACGAAATCCAAGCTGTCTTTTACAACAACAAAAGCAAATCCCCAGATTGCGGCAGTAAGAACCAGTCCCGCTCCAAAAATAATAGAAAGTTCACGTTTTTCCATAGCGGATAAGATAATAATTTTTTAGTCTAAAGGTCAATACGGCTTGGACAAAACCTAAATAGCAAAAAAAACTCCGTGCAGAAAAATCCACACGGAGCAAGAAATGCCATGCAAAAAATTATTTTACAACAACTTTCTTCAAGTGCCAGATGTCTTTTACGTAGTCTTCAATTGTGCGGTCGCTTGAGAATTTTCCGCTGTTTGCAATGTTGATTAAAGCTTTTTTTGCCCAGGCTTTTTTGTCAGCATATTCAGCGGCAAGTTTTTCGTGAGCCTTAACATAAGAATCAAAGTCAGCAAGAATAAAGTAAACGTCAGGCTGCTGTCCTTCAACACCGTAAACAATCGAATCGTGAAGCTCCTTGAACAAAAGTCCGCTTGGATCGTAAGTTCCGTCAACAAGCTGATTTACAACTTTTGCAAGAGCCGGATTTCTGTCAAGATATTTTGTAGGATTGTAAGAATGCTCCTGCTTCATCTTGACAATTTCATCCGCCTTAAGACCGAAGATAAATGCGTTGTCGTCTCCAGCCTCTTCAACGATTTCAATATTTGCGCCGTCCAAAGTACCGATTGTGAGCGCGCCGTTCATCATAAACTTCATGTTTGAAGTTCCAGAAGCCTCAAAGCCCGCTGTTGAAATCTGCTCGGAAACATCAGAAGCCGGAATGATTTTTTCTGCAACTGAAACGCGGTAATTTTCAACAAACACAACACGAAGCTTGCCACGAACACGGCGGTCATTGTTGACTCTTTCTGCAACAGTGTTGATAAGCTTGATGATTGCCTTTGCGCGGCGGTAACCAGAAGCTGCCTTTGCGCCAAAGATAAATGTGCGTGCAGGAGGATTGTAGCTTGGATCTTCAACAATCTTGTTGTAAAGATACATGATGTGGAACACGTTCAAAAGCTGTCTCTTGTATTCATGCAGACGCTTTACCTGTGTGTCGAAAATGCTTTCCGGGTCAAGGAATTCATTCTGGCTGTGCTTCAAATATTCAGCAAGTTTTTCCTTGTTGTGGCGTTTGATTGTAATAAGCTCTTCCAAAGAAGCGTCGTCATCAACATATTTTTCAAGGCCTTTAAGAAGCGAAAGCTCTTTTTCCCAGCCGTGTCCGATTCTCTTTGTGATAAATTCTGAAAGCTCAGGGTTTGCGAGCAAAAGCCATCTTCTCTGTGTAACACCGTTTGTCTTGTTGTTGAACTTTTCTGGATAAATTTTATACCAGTCCTTAAGTTCCTGCTCCTTAAGAATTTTTGTATGAAGGGCAGCAACACCGTTTACACTGAAACCTGCGTGGATTGCAAGCCATGCCATGTAAACTTTTCCGTCATGGATAATTGCCATGTGGTTCTGCTTTTCATAGTCGTTAGGGAACTGCTGGCGAAGCTCAATTACAAAGCGGCGGTTGATTTCTTCAACAATCTGATAAATACGCGGAAGAAGTTTCTGGAAAACTTCGATTGTCCATTTTTCCAAAGCTTCAGAAAGAATTGTATGGTTTGTGTAAGCAAAAGTTTTCTGAACAACGCTCCAAGCATCGTCCCAGCCAACATTGTATTCATCAATGAGAATTCTCATAAGTTCAGGAATTGCAACAACCGGGTGAGTATCGTTAAGCTGAATAACATGATAATCCGGGAACTTTGAGAAATCAGCTCCGTAAGTATTTACAAAGTGATGAACCAAATCCTGAAGAGATGCGGAAGTAAAGAAGTACTGCTGGCGCAAACGAAGCTCTTTTCCCATCGGGCCGTTGTCATTCGGATAAAGAACACGGCTGATATTCTCGGCATCGTTCTGGCGTTCAACTGCGCGGTGATACTGCATATCGTTAAAAAGCTGAAGGTCGAATCCATTAGGACTTGAAGCCTGCCACAAGCGCAATGTGTTTACTGTGTTTGAACCGTAAGCAACAATCGGCATATCGTAAGGAGTTGCTGTAATTTCCTCTGCATTTTCAAGATAGAACCTGTCCTGTCCGTCAGGAGTTTTTCCATATTTAATCTGTCCGCCGAATTTTACAGTTACTGCAAGGTCGCTTCTTTTTACTTCCCAAGGATCGCGATGCTTAAGCCAGTTGTCAGGAAATTCAACCTGCTCGCCGTTGATAATATGCTGCTCGAACATTCCGTATTCATAGCGGATTCCGTAGCCGTGTCCCGGATATTCAAGAGTTGCAAGTGAATCAAGGAAGCAAGCCGCAAGACGACCAAGACCGCCGTTTCCAAGACCAGCGTCAGGCTCTTCATCTTCAATAAAATCATAGCTGATGTTCATGTCTTTAAGAACATCTTTTACATGATCCATAATGCCAGAATTAATCAGGTTGTTTCCCAGCGCGCGTCCCATCAAAAATTCTGCGCTCAAATAGTAAAGCTGTTTTGTAGGCTTAGCCTCATACTCTTTACGGGTATTCATCCAGTTTGGCATGATGATTTCAAGCGCACTTGCGCTTACTGCATCAAACAAGTCGTGCTTATTTGCCTGTGTGATGTCTTTTCCATACTGGCGGCGCAGACGGGCTGTGAGATTTTCCTTAAACTGCTCTGCATCAAAAGTCATTTTTATATTCCTCCAATCAGCCTGTTAAGCTAAAAAGCAAAACGGCATTATGTTTACCTAGTATAATATGGAAACGT includes:
- a CDS encoding glycogen/starch/alpha-glucan phosphorylase: MTFDAEQFKENLTARLRRQYGKDITQANKHDLFDAVSASALEIIMPNWMNTRKEYEAKPTKQLYYLSAEFLMGRALGNNLINSGIMDHVKDVLKDMNISYDFIEDEEPDAGLGNGGLGRLAACFLDSLATLEYPGHGYGIRYEYGMFEQHIINGEQVEFPDNWLKHRDPWEVKRSDLAVTVKFGGQIKYGKTPDGQDRFYLENAEEITATPYDMPIVAYGSNTVNTLRLWQASSPNGFDLQLFNDMQYHRAVERQNDAENISRVLYPNDNGPMGKELRLRQQYFFTSASLQDLVHHFVNTYGADFSKFPDYHVIQLNDTHPVVAIPELMRILIDEYNVGWDDAWSVVQKTFAYTNHTILSEALEKWTIEVFQKLLPRIYQIVEEINRRFVIELRQQFPNDYEKQNHMAIIHDGKVYMAWLAIHAGFSVNGVAALHTKILKEQELKDWYKIYPEKFNNKTNGVTQRRWLLLANPELSEFITKRIGHGWEKELSLLKGLEKYVDDDASLEELITIKRHNKEKLAEYLKHSQNEFLDPESIFDTQVKRLHEYKRQLLNVFHIMYLYNKIVEDPSYNPPARTFIFGAKAASGYRRAKAIIKLINTVAERVNNDRRVRGKLRVVFVENYRVSVAEKIIPASDVSEQISTAGFEASGTSNMKFMMNGALTIGTLDGANIEIVEEAGDDNAFIFGLKADEIVKMKQEHSYNPTKYLDRNPALAKVVNQLVDGTYDPSGLLFKELHDSIVYGVEGQQPDVYFILADFDSYVKAHEKLAAEYADKKAWAKKALINIANSGKFSSDRTIEDYVKDIWHLKKVVVK
- a CDS encoding DMT family transporter produces the protein MEKRELSIIFGAGLVLTAAIWGFAFVVVKDSLDFVGPTWMVAIRFTIAAVCFGLIFIKRFQHLNKDIFFHGCFLGLLLFLGYLTQTIGCNFTTAGKNAFLTTFYVILVPLIGWPVFKKKPGWYVWVAAAVALTGIGLLALDGDGAWYIMNRGDVLTLICGIFFALHIIAGSFFVKKEDVILLTFFQFAASGVLGFLTAPFLDGNFDISLIKNSTVVVSMLYLGIFSSMVCFVLQNVGLRYVPSALASLFLSLESVFGVLCSCIFLGERLTLKMFVGCALIFCAIVLAEVIPNLKQDKK